The following nucleotide sequence is from Borrelia puertoricensis.
TGTAATTTTAATTATTTGGTTTGTGTTATTTCTAATTTTGGGAGGTAAATCATCTTTTACAATTTGCTTTCCCTTAGATAATATTAAGGCGCTCTCTAGTACATTTTTGAGTTCTCTAATATTTCCTGGCCAATCATATGCATAAAGGGCTTTTAGTGCATCATTAGAGAGGCTTTTCTCTTCTCTATTATTTTCACTTGCAACACCTTTAATTAGTATTTTTGTTAGCTTTGGTATATCGTCTTTTCTCTCTCTTAAGGGAGGAATATTGATATTTATTATGTTAAGCCTATAAAATAAATCTTCTCTAAACCTTCCTTTTTTAATTTCTTCTTCAATATTTTTGTTTGTTGCTGTTAATAATCTAATATCGACTTGCATAGTAGTTTCTCCACCTACTCGTTCGAATGTTCTATTTTGAAGTACCCTTAGTAGTTTTACTTGAACCTCGGGTGATGTTTCTACTATTTCGTCTAAAAATATCGTTCCTTTATCTGCTAATTCGAATCTACCTTTTTTTTGAGATATTGCACCTGTGAATGCTCCTTTTTCATGTCCAAAGAGTTCACTCTCAAGTGTACTCTCAGAGAGTGCAGCGCAATTGACTTTAATAAAGGGTTTATCATTTCTATTTGATAAGTCAAATATGGCGTCTGCTATTACTTCTTTTCCAACTCCGCTCTCTCCAATTATTAAGACAGATGCTTTTGATTTTGCAATTTTTTTTACAAGTTCTAAGGTTTTTTGCATTATAAGGGATTTTCCAAATATACGTTCATAGTAATTTAAATCTTTTCGAATTATGACATTATCTTGGGATATGTTTTCATGCCTTTTGTCATTTTTACCATTTAAGGCTCGTTTTATTATGAGTAACAGCCTTTCAAGATCAACAGGTTTGGTTAAAAAATCATAAGCACCTTCTCGCATGGCATCTACTGCTGAATCGACAGTTCCATGAGCTGTAAGAATAATGAAGGGAATATTTGGGTTTTTATCTTTTACGATTCTGAGTAATTCTTCTCCTGATATTTGGGGCATTCTAAGGTCAGATATTATGGCATCAATCTTTTCACTTTTAATTGTTTCAAGTGCTTCCTTGCCATCACTGGCAGTAAATACAAAATAACCTTCATCTTCAAGATAAGTTGCTATTCCTTCTCGTATATTTTTTTCATCATCTGCTACCAGTAGTTTACTCATTCTCTAAACATCCTTCAATTAGAATTTTGCCCGTATTTAATTTTGGAAGTGTAATTGTAAAAGATGTTCCCTTCATCTCTTTACTTTCCACAAAAATTTCACCTCCATGTTCTTTAATTATTTTATAAGAGATAGTTAGTCCTATGCCACTTCCACTTTCTTTTGTGCTAAATTGAGGCTTGAATATTTCATCTTTTGTTTCATTTTTTATTCCATTTCCATTATCTTTAATGCTAATGTATATTTTTTCTGTGTTTTCGTGAATAGAAATTTCTATTTTTTTTGTCTTTTTGTTTGATTCAAGTAGTGCTTCTTCTGCATTTTTTACTATGTTGATTATTACTTGCCGGATGAGTTTTTCGTCAATTAATGCAGAGCTTACTTTTTTTAGATTGATTAGGAATTTAATATCTTTATTGTTTAATTCTGGATTTAATAGGTTATAGACGCTTTTTATAACGTTAGTAAGATTTTTTTTTTCTGGTACTATTTTTATTGGTCTTACTGTTAATAAAAAATCTGTTACAGTTTTATCCATTCTATTTATTTCTTCTTTTATTATTTTGAAGTAATTATTTGCTTTTGTGCTTTTGATACTTTGTCTATCTATTTCTTTTTTGAGTAGTTGTAAGTTTATATCAATTGCTCCTAGTGGATTTTTAATCTCATGAGCAATATTTCTTGCATGTCTTGTAAAAGCAGCTAAAGCTTCAGCTCTTCTAAAAAGTTCTTCTTTATGTTTTTTATCTTTAATATCTTCAATTAAAATAATATTTCCTTCAAGCTTTTGATTCCTGACGTATGGCATAAATGATATTTTAATGTATATGTTTGTTGAAATTTGTACCTCAAATCCTATTATTTTATCTTCATTTGTTACTAGTTCTTCTATTAAGTTTGTTAGAGTTGGAATTTGAATATCTTTAAGGGTTTCTAGTTTGTATTTAGGACTGATGACTAAAATTCGAAATAGCATTTTGTTTAGGTAAATTATGTTATTAAGTTTATCAAGAACTAGGATCCCTTCATTAATGGATGCAAAAATACCATCATATATTTCTATTTTTTTATAGATATCTTGAATAAATTTAAGTTTTTGATCGCTTGATAATTTATTTAATTTGGTCAAGGTTTTCTTTAAAAATTTGCTCATTAATCCTCGTAATTTAGCATTAAATTTTCGATTATTAATTTTTTATTCTGGTTGTATGGACTGTATTTTGATATGTATTTTAGATATTCTAATCTTTTCAGATATGTATTAGTGTCTAAATTTTGGCTTAAAAATTCATGTCTAAGCTGATTTGTAAGTTCTTGTAAGAATAATTTAAATATATTTTCATCTTTTAGGAAATTGAATGTGTCAAGATTAAATATGCCCTGTTTTTCTTTTATTATATTTAAAATTCGCTTGACTTCTTCTTTTAATTTTGTGTATTCTTCACTATAAAATGAGTCGAAATACTCTTTTGTTGTTATTTCATCATTTTTATTAAAGATTGCTTTGAATTTTTTGATCTCAAAATCTCTATTTTCCTTTTTGAATCTGTATAGTCTTAGTCTTGAAAGGATTGTTTTTGGAATCTTGTTTTTGTTTCTTGTAGCTAAAATAAAATAAATGTTTAAAGGTGGTTCTTCTAGTATTTTTAGTAGTGCATTATAGACATTAAAATTTAGATTTTCAATTTCATTAATATAAATTACCTTTATCTTATGTTTCTCTGATAATACCCAGGATTTAATTTTTCTAACATCACTAATGGTAATATTAAAGTTTATGTTTTTAATTATTTCCTCAATTTTTTTAATAAGTTCTTTTGTGATTGTCTCATTATATTCGTTTTTGTAATAGATATCATTAATAAAATTAATGTTTGTTTCTATTTTTTTAAGGTTTTTATCGTTGCTGAAATTGTATTTAGTAAAAATGATATTTTTAACATATTCTAGATATTTATTTATAACTTTATTTGAGTTTACATTAAGATATGCCTTTGCCTCTATTGTGTTAAGACTTGAGAAAATTATTAAATTTGGGTTTGTTAAAGTTTTTGTATTTAAGATTTTTTTTGCAAGTTCAATTGCAGTTGTTTTTTTAGAAGAAAATCTCTCTCCCCAAAAAAGTATTGCATTTGGTAGATTGCCTTTTTCATACTCATTAATTATTTCGTAAGTTATTTCGGATAAATTTTCCATGTGATTCTCTTTACTGTCTTTTTGATATTTTAAACAAATAGTTTATGCTAGGATTTAGATATTTAAGCAATTTGCTTTCTTCTAAGAAGTAGTTGGGATTAAAGATTTGTTGAGAGTATATTATATATACTACAATTGCAATGATTCCAAAGGCTTCAAATAAACCAAGTATTAGTCCAAGTAACCTGTTGAAAAATAATAACTTAAGGTGATTTATTATTGATTCAATTAGTGCTTGTAAGATTAAGAATCCTATGTGTATTATTAAAAAAAATACTAGTAATGCTTGAACATATGATAAATCGAGAATAGGTAATATTAATATTTTAAAATCATTGGTTTTATTGTAAAGCAAAAATATTAAAGTAAAAATTTCAACAAATCCAGCAATTTCTTTGATGAAACCCCGTAAAAATCCTCTAAATCCTAGTGATATAAAAATTATTATTATTAGTATGTCGACTATACCAGTTATTTTGAAAGGGTCGTTAACCAGCATTTATTTCCTCAAATTCTTTTAACAATAAATTAGCTATTAGGATTGATGAGTCTTGATTGTGGAATTCTTTTATATTATTTCTTAGTATATTGGACTTTTCTTTATTTTCTAGGATTGCTTTTATCATATTTATGATTTTGCTTTCACTTAGGTTCTCTTCATCTATTTTGAAACATGCATTTTGTTCTTCTAGTAATTTTGCATTTCTGACTTGATCTCCTCTTGAGCCTTTTACAAATGGAATAAATATTACGCATGCACCAGCATTGGCAAATTCTTTAATAGCCCCTGATCCTGCTCTGCTTATTATTATATTTGAAAATTTTATTATGCTTGCCATTTCTTCTGCATTAAAAAATTGCTTTCTTAAATAATTATTTTCTCTAGTCGCATCTAAATTTCTTCCACATTGATGGATAAAATACGCATCAATTTTGTTTTTGATATTGAGTGTTAATTTATTTAGAATTTCTGCTCCAAGAGAACCTCCAAGTATGCTAATTATGGGTTTTTTTGTATCTTGAGTTAAATTTTTTATTATATTTGGATTTGGACTTGAGAATTCTTTTCTTATTGGTGAGCCTGTATATAAGACATTTTTGTTCTTAAAATATTTTGTGCTTTCTTTAAAGCTGATATGTATTTTGTTTGCAAATTTTGAATTGATTTTTGTTGCAAGACCAGGATCAAGGTCCATTTCGTGGGTTATACTTTTTACCTTAAGTAGACTTGCTGCAATAATTGGTGGACTTGATACAAAACCACCAGTTGCGTATATAATTTGGGGTCTATACTTTTTTATTATGAAAAAGCTTTTGATTATTCCAAATATGACCTTAAAAAAGTCAGTAAAATTTTGCAGTGAAAAATATCTTCTGAGTTTTCCTGATGGAATTGCGATAAATTTGATATACACGTGATCTTTTATGATCTTGTCTTCCATTGAGTCTTTTTGTCCTAACCAAAAAAATTCGATATTTGTATCAAGTTCTCTTAGTTTTGAAATTATTGCTATTCCTGGGAAAACATGTCCTCCTGTACCTCCTCCTGTAAAAAATATTCTTTTCTTAGTTTTCATATACCTCTTTTATATACATTGTAATTTAACAGTGCATTTTAATGCAAATATTATACATATTTTTACTTTTACAGTGATTCTTCTAAATTTTATTGAATTTAAAAAAATGTTAGAAGTTCATATTATATCAAATTGTGTTTTTCTCTAAAATCATGGTTTGACTGTGCTAAGAGAGAATCTTATATTTAAATAGGTTAGAAAATATTTTTTAAGAATTGCTCAATTTGAATACCTTTATTTTTAAGAGTATTATTTTCAATAGAATATTTGATTATTGAATGAATTACTTTAGTTGCTTTTTCTAAAGCATATTCTATCTCCAATTTTTCCAGATATCCTATTAGTAGACTTGCAAATAAATCTCCTGTTCCACCGAAGTTTTGTTCTAATTTTTCTAGAAAGATTTCTGAATATTCTTTTGTTTTTGTATTATAAACAACATTTCCTATAAGATTTTCCTTTTCTACACTTGTAACTACGATTATTCCATTTATTTCAAGATTTAATATTGCTTTTATTATTTCATCTTTATTGTTTATCTTTTCAGTTTTAGCTAACATTTTCAATTCTGTGATATTAGGTGTTATGATGTTTGCATGTTTTATTAGGCTTCTAAATCCATTCACTATTTTTTCATCAAAAATAGGGTAGAGTACGCCATTGTCTGCAAATACAGGATCAATTATTATTTTTTCAAAATTGAATAGTTTGAACATATTTTCTATTATTTTTTGCTGGGTGTTGCTTCCAAGAAATCCACTATAGAATATATCAAAGTTTTCATTTTGGTTTTTCCAAGATAAAATAAACTTTTTTAATTTATTTGTTAAATCTATTATTTCAAATTCTTTGTAATCTGTTGTTGCTGAGAGAACTGCAGTTACAAATGGACAAACTTGCATATTAAATGATGATATGACTGGTATGCATATTGTAAGAGATGCTCTACCTATAGTCGAAATGTCATGCATGGCTAGTACTCGTTTCACACTGTCTTTCCTTTTGTATGTTTATAGTTTTCTATTCTTGAATTTGCATCAATTTCAATTGGACTTGCCCCGTATTTTAAATACATAAGGTGACCAATTCCTGCAATCATTGCTCCGTTATCTGTGCAAAGGTCGATTGGGGGATAGTATGTTTTTATTTCAAGTTTTTTGATCTTTTCTCTTAAATAAAGATTGCTTGCAACTCCTCCAGATATTATTAATTTTTTTATATTGGTATCCTTTATTGCTCTTTTAATTGGAATAATTAAATTTTCAAAAGCTACTCTTTGGAAGCTTGCAGCAATATTATTTTTTGTTATGTTTTCATTTTTGTCTTTAAACTTTTCAAGTTGATGTATACATGCTGTTTTGAGGCCTGAATATGAAAAATCATACCTATTTTCTTTTTTGTCAAAAATTGTAATTGGAAAATTAAATGCATATTGGTTACCGCTTTTGGCTAATTTTTCTATGTTTGGGCCACCTGGGAATCCCATTTTATAGTATTTTGCTACCTTGTCAAATGCTTCTCCACAAGCATCGTCAAGCGTTCGTCCAAGTATTTCAATGTCATCGAAGTTATTTTGTTTTGCAAGTATTGTATGTCCTCCACTTAATATTAGAGATAGAAATGGATATTCTATCTTTTTAATCATTAAAGGAGCATAAAGATGACCTAAAATGTGGTCAATGCAAATTAGAGGCTTTTTAAGGGCAATTGATAAACCTTTAGCAAAATTTACCCCAACAATTAAGGAGCCAATAAGACCAGGTTTAGATGTGACTGCTATTAAATCAATTTCTGATGCATGTATTTGAGCATTTGTTATTGCCTGTTGACAAACAGACATTATAAATTCCGTGTGTAGCCTTGAAGCAATCTCTGGCACTACACCGTAATATTTTTTGTGTTCTTTTTGACTAAGCTTTATATTACTTAAAATCTTAACACCATCTTCTACTACAGCTGCACAGCAATCATCGCATGAAGTCTCTATTCCAAGCACTCTCATTTTTTTCCTCTTTTTGATA
It contains:
- a CDS encoding sigma-54-dependent transcriptional regulator, which translates into the protein MSKLLVADDEKNIREGIATYLEDEGYFVFTASDGKEALETIKSEKIDAIISDLRMPQISGEELLRIVKDKNPNIPFIILTAHGTVDSAVDAMREGAYDFLTKPVDLERLLLIIKRALNGKNDKRHENISQDNVIIRKDLNYYERIFGKSLIMQKTLELVKKIAKSKASVLIIGESGVGKEVIADAIFDLSNRNDKPFIKVNCAALSESTLESELFGHEKGAFTGAISQKKGRFELADKGTIFLDEIVETSPEVQVKLLRVLQNRTFERVGGETTMQVDIRLLTATNKNIEEEIKKGRFREDLFYRLNIININIPPLRERKDDIPKLTKILIKGVASENNREEKSLSNDALKALYAYDWPGNIRELKNVLESALILSKGKQIVKDDLPPKIRNNTNQIIKITLPIGISLKEAEKEIIKQTLLHSKNNKSKCAKILKIGRKTLHNKITEYDIDSIKHN
- a CDS encoding two-component system sensor histidine kinase NtrB, giving the protein MSKFLKKTLTKLNKLSSDQKLKFIQDIYKKIEIYDGIFASINEGILVLDKLNNIIYLNKMLFRILVISPKYKLETLKDIQIPTLTNLIEELVTNEDKIIGFEVQISTNIYIKISFMPYVRNQKLEGNIILIEDIKDKKHKEELFRRAEALAAFTRHARNIAHEIKNPLGAIDINLQLLKKEIDRQSIKSTKANNYFKIIKEEINRMDKTVTDFLLTVRPIKIVPEKKNLTNVIKSVYNLLNPELNNKDIKFLINLKKVSSALIDEKLIRQVIINIVKNAEEALLESNKKTKKIEISIHENTEKIYISIKDNGNGIKNETKDEIFKPQFSTKESGSGIGLTISYKIIKEHGGEIFVESKEMKGTSFTITLPKLNTGKILIEGCLENE
- the tsaD gene encoding tRNA (adenosine(37)-N6)-threonylcarbamoyltransferase complex transferase subunit TsaD, whose protein sequence is MRVLGIETSCDDCCAAVVEDGVKILSNIKLSQKEHKKYYGVVPEIASRLHTEFIMSVCQQAITNAQIHASEIDLIAVTSKPGLIGSLIVGVNFAKGLSIALKKPLICIDHILGHLYAPLMIKKIEYPFLSLILSGGHTILAKQNNFDDIEILGRTLDDACGEAFDKVAKYYKMGFPGGPNIEKLAKSGNQYAFNFPITIFDKKENRYDFSYSGLKTACIHQLEKFKDKNENITKNNIAASFQRVAFENLIIPIKRAIKDTNIKKLIISGGVASNLYLREKIKKLEIKTYYPPIDLCTDNGAMIAGIGHLMYLKYGASPIEIDANSRIENYKHTKGKTV
- a CDS encoding CvpA family protein; this encodes MLVNDPFKITGIVDILIIIIFISLGFRGFLRGFIKEIAGFVEIFTLIFLLYNKTNDFKILILPILDLSYVQALLVFFLIIHIGFLILQALIESIINHLKLLFFNRLLGLILGLFEAFGIIAIVVYIIYSQQIFNPNYFLEESKLLKYLNPSINYLFKISKRQ
- a CDS encoding PfkB family carbohydrate kinase, giving the protein MKRVLAMHDISTIGRASLTICIPVISSFNMQVCPFVTAVLSATTDYKEFEIIDLTNKLKKFILSWKNQNENFDIFYSGFLGSNTQQKIIENMFKLFNFEKIIIDPVFADNGVLYPIFDEKIVNGFRSLIKHANIITPNITELKMLAKTEKINNKDEIIKAILNLEINGIIVVTSVEKENLIGNVVYNTKTKEYSEIFLEKLEQNFGGTGDLFASLLIGYLEKLEIEYALEKATKVIHSIIKYSIENNTLKNKGIQIEQFLKNIF
- the murG gene encoding undecaprenyldiphospho-muramoylpentapeptide beta-N-acetylglucosaminyltransferase; the protein is MKTKKRIFFTGGGTGGHVFPGIAIISKLRELDTNIEFFWLGQKDSMEDKIIKDHVYIKFIAIPSGKLRRYFSLQNFTDFFKVIFGIIKSFFIIKKYRPQIIYATGGFVSSPPIIAASLLKVKSITHEMDLDPGLATKINSKFANKIHISFKESTKYFKNKNVLYTGSPIRKEFSSPNPNIIKNLTQDTKKPIISILGGSLGAEILNKLTLNIKNKIDAYFIHQCGRNLDATRENNYLRKQFFNAEEMASIIKFSNIIISRAGSGAIKEFANAGACVIFIPFVKGSRGDQVRNAKLLEEQNACFKIDEENLSESKIINMIKAILENKEKSNILRNNIKEFHNQDSSILIANLLLKEFEEINAG